One Plasmodium malariae genome assembly, chromosome: 3 genomic window, ATGTTCATCATATGAAGCgttattatgtatttcccgtttttctttaatccatttttttagaaaactTCGAGAATACTTAGATCTAAGCGGTAACGTCCAATTGACAgaggaaacaaaaaatttgcGCCTCACGTGTAGCAAGGGTCGAGTGAAGGTACAATGTACAGAATGCGTTGTGTGCTTTTGTTCGGGAGTTTatttatgtgtgtatgttGTCTGCTGCGTCTTCATTCTTATGTACTGCTAGCTTATGCATCCAGTTACCTGGACATTCCCACACGTTATGTAATCCTTCTATTTCTAACCCCTTtgtatattccttttttgaCTGAACTTATTTAGGTGCTCATAGGACGAGACGTCGTAAAATTCGGTGAAGTAGTCTTTTGTGGTAACCCACTGGAGTTGAAGCGAATTCTAAAAAAAGCCAAATTTGATAACACAAACAaagatattataataaaatacttatttaatttttgttcaaaaaaaattaaaataacaaatgttTGTTTTAAGAAGAACGTCCTGCCCCTTTCTCATTCGCtggtaataattttttttttttttgtccgtCTTCTTCAGGGGTACACAAGATTGAACTATGCGTTTGGGTATACATCCGTATGTACATGCTtacgcacatacatatatgtatatatgaatacatgtacatctgtacacatacatatacatgtaagtGTTCATATGTTCACGTGTGCTGAGTGTGCCCACACTGAACCATGCTTTCTTTTCACATAGGAATCCTTACTGTTAGTTAAAGAAAatcataaaaacaaaataatgtcCATGCTATATGACAGTAATATTTTTCCACATTTCAAAAGAAACGAACAAGTAAAAATTCTTTCACAAGAAGATATATTCGAAACGAAGTAAGCGATATACATTATTTGTAGTaactgttattgttattgttgtaACTGCAAAAAtgcgtatattttttttttttgtaatattgtTTGTTTTTCCGCTTTGCCGTTTTGTCGTTTTTCCCTTTTGCCCTTTTAACTACACAATTTCACATGATATTTTTCCTTCCCTCTGTCCCCATGCTGCTTCATTTGAAGCTTAAGATTTCTGAGCTCAGCAACGGATGAACAAGAATCTGAACGTGAAATAAATTCATTCCTTCGAAACGTTCTgaacataaaagaaaaaccTGACTTggtacataaaaataaaataaaataaaataatagttttaattataatgataaatttcgttttaattttaatttaaaagtgTGCGTGCGTGTGATGAAGCTGAGTTGCTGTTTTTCATTTCCAAAATAGCTACTCCTTTTGGAGATGAAACAAGTGAGGGGACTACCCATATGGCGGTATGTTGTATCTTTTCACTACATACCCATGCGCCATGTGTTCCCCCATCTGAGTGAAGCTTCACTATAACGTTATTCCCACAAGGCAGCCCCTTCAGTGATGCTTTCATCATATATTCTACCTTTCGTGttcctttattttctttctcATCTCATTGCTTACCCCATTGCTTACCCCATTGCTTACCCCATTGCTTACCCCATTGCTTACCCCATTGCTTACTTACCCCATTGCTTACCCCATTGCTTACCCCATTGCTTACCCCATTGCTTACCCCATTGCTTACCCCATTGCTTACCCCATTGCTTACCCCATTGCTTACCCCATTGCTTACCCCATTGCTTGTCCCACTGCTCCATCTTTGACGTTTTCCCTTCTGCAGGTCGTGAGCAATTGCTATACTGTCTTTCCCCATAACGACAATTTTGACGAAAAAGTCAAAAAATtgattcaaaaaaaatgcaaaaacttaaaaattttttggaccttttcctttttcaagGACCTCGAGTTCTGCTTAAGTGAAGCCGAAAAATTTTGTGAGAAGTATGGCGGTACGGCTCACTTGGAAATGAGTCACAGCGGCACGCGTTCACACGTAAGTGCATATGTGCATAAGTAAATacgtacacacatatatgctTGTACtattattgaatatattcCTATGCccattttttcatcataatGTTCCCATTTTAATGCGCCATTAGCAtctttatacattttttattattatttattttttatttttttttgccattCACATAtcagaaaatatatatgatgaaaatacCCGAGAAGAGGCCCTCTGAGCTGCCTTAATTCCGAGgatgaaatttttaaaaacgtTAAATATAACGTTTTGACATAGTGTTGTATGCTCATTATATGTGTTGTACTAAGTGCTTCGTACTTTGTTGCATTTGCCGTGCTGCATTATATTTTCTCCAATTTGTTCtattttgcttcattttgttatattatattattttatattatatatttatttttttttttttattttttttttttttttttttttttttttttttttttttttttttttttttttttttttttttttttttttttcatttttttttttttttttttttcattttttttttttttttttcccattgcTTCTCCTGTTTACTTTTTCAAAAGTTACAGCATGTTGCATCCGTTTTATATGTACCATTCATGTATTCCTTCATCGGTATATTCTGTCATttgatttaatataaaaatatgttatgtaGGTATAAGCATGTTTGTTCTACTGCTTGTATTGTATTCTTGTTACTGGTAAATGGCAGGGCTTACTCTTACTATGTAACGAAAATGAAGATGCCTACAAAAATGACTACAAAAATGAGAACGAGAACGAAAACGAGAACGAGAATGAGAACGAGAATGAGAATGAGAACGAGAACAAGAACGGACAATTCGTGCGTTCCGAAAATTATTAAGCGAAATGTAGAATTAAAAGCACTAGTTGAAAAGCCGCAGATCGACAAcaacataataaattattttaaagatattaGAGGCGAATTCCCCTtctatcaaaaaaaaaaggattgcCCTGTTTACTTTGACAGCGCGGCAACTACACACAAGCCCTCCTGCGTAATTCGGGTAATCACAAACGCGGAAAAAATGCagaaaaaatgtatgcaCCTGTGAATATGTATTTGCTCGCATAAACTTGATTGTATGTGTGCCCATTTGTGCCTCTGAAAAAATGCGCAAATATTTTACCTTACTTGTTCATGCATTTTTGTaacatttttcaattttttttttttattttcttcccTTTTTCATTCATTAATTCGCTCGCTCGATCGCTCAATCGCTCAATCGCTCGTCCGtttgtttgttcatttatgCATTTTCCTATTTGCTCGTTCGCATACTTGTCCCTTTTCCTTATGCTAGAAAATAGAGCACTTTTACTCAAGCGAGAATTCCAACATCCACCGTGGCATTTACAAACTCAGCCGCGAAGCAACGAACAGCTACGAGCATGTGCGAAAAATAGTAAAGGATTACATCAATTGTGATAGCGCACAAGAAATAGTGTTCACCAATGGTGCAACATATGGACTGAATTTAGTGTGTAACATGCTTATGGATAAAGTTATAATGGAAATTGAAGACGAAATTTATATAAGCTATTTAGAGCATCACTCAAATATTATTCCATGgcaagaagaaataaaaaaaagaaaaaaaggaaaattaaaatatatacctttAAAAACAAGTggatatgttaatataaaaaagatggAAAAAATTGTAAGTAGTAAAATGAAAGTAGTATCAATAAGTCATGTTTCCAATGTATTAGGCAATATACAAAATGTTAGCagacttataaaaaaaataaaaaaaaaaaatcctaATATTATCGTAATAATTGATGCATCTCAAAGTTTTgcacatttaaaatatgatataaaaaaaatgatacaaAATAAGTGCAATCCTGATATATTAATTGCATCAGGCCATAAATTTTGCGCATCATTAGGTAGCggttttatttatataaaaaaatccttaacatgttcatataaatttaagcCACTCTTATATGgaagtaatataataacacaagtgaaaaaatataaatcaaaatttGTCTCTTCCCCTCAACTTTTTGAAACTGGCACACAAAACATTGCTGCCATTTTGTCTATGGGTGTTTCTCTtctatttttgaaaaaaattcaaaaaaattattcttatatatatgaaatgtaTTTGTACGATTTGCTCATTTACTACTTGAATAAATTCCTTAAAGATAAATTAATACAACTCCCGTGGACAGTTCAATCTTCTCTCAATTGCAATCATAACACAGATTATACTAACCACAGCATAGGAAAACCACATGACCATCATGTTAAGGAACaagtagaaaaaaattcCAATCCATCTTCACTTGATTTCAAGATTTACATTCATAACAGTAGAAAGGTACgacgaaaaaaaattggaataCTACCTCTATGGTCTGACAGTTTTTCCTCCTTCGATTTAGTTACATTTCtagattttaaaaatatatgtataaggtCAGGACACCACTGTGCATCCTTATTACAtcattactttttaaaaatacctGAAAGCTCAAGgatatccatttttttttataacacaCCAGAGGAAGTACATTACTTAGCTGAGCAGATTGCTGCAGTAGCACTCATGCTCAATGAATTAAAAAGGTAAATTTTATGCCGCCaaaaatggggaaaaaattatgtacacGTTCATATGCACCTTCCCAAAGAGCACCCATGGATGCGTAGTTAAGAGCGCGTGAAACGATAGAGATATTACGTAtgttgaagaaaaaaaggaagaaatatAGCATAGAGTTGCATAAAGCGGCGCAACATAACGCGGCATAGAGTGGAACACCACAATGAACCCCCGTAaccataataatttttttaattttcgcGTGCAACAGTACCCTGGTGCTTACACTTATTTGTCGTTACGCGTGCGTGCATGTAGTAATATACAGCTTGTCTCAACGCCCTTTCACGCGATTCCTTGTtgttttctcatttttctcattcattttttattttattgtatttcatcgtattatatcatatttcaTCATCTTATATCATACTTCATCTTATACTTCATCATCTCATATCATACTTCATCTTATACTTCATCATCTCATATCATACTTCATCTTATACTTCATCATCTCATATCATACTTCATCTTATACTTCATCATCTCATATCATACTTCATCTTATACTTCATcatatttcgttttattttatcatatatcattgaattatattttattatattccaGTATACTTCATACAGTTTTGTTCTCCTTTATATTAAGCTGCATTATATcacattcatttttttttttttttttttttttttccctttttatttctgttcatattttttttttttttttttttgttttgttgtGAGCGCATGACGCTATTTGCCTTCATGTGTTCTACTGCCTCCATAATTTGTTAAAGTGATATTGAAATGTAACTACTCTAGCAATGTATTATTGTTTCGTTtatctattattttatatttgtatatatatatatatatacttaattttttttttctttttattcgcATTTTGCTTCGTTTTATTACTTCTTTGCCTTATTttcatccattttttttcttttgttttgttttgtttttaaccCTACGGTATGCGTATTATGGCCACACACCCCTATAGCCTGAAACTGTTAAACACCtcaataaaaagaaaagtaaaaaacgTTGAGGTATTTAAATCTAATAATTCCCTTTACACAAAGTTCAAGGGGTTAAGTAAAAAGTGTGAGAGAGAA contains:
- the PmUG01_03023000 gene encoding conserved Plasmodium protein, unknown function; translated protein: MHERGQRIVIGGSVDSLCLSYYLQKKNLSVHLLTTKKRCNYVNTYYNNSNVIENGCYYSFILRNNSTFLSSLLKHLNLETEVIYSSTYSNNILYLDENGQTYRINKFLFRLIYHTIKDYFFNKSVVVEKNVRLDRFISNFFDEKICKNLIFPYCRHYFGFSPRHVFMRSYFSNFLEKIKEKKSIVKAIISPDKNNALPYTKKRKIFTFRGGNILLTRKLREYLDLSGNVQLTEETKNLRLTCSKGRVKVLIGRDVVKFGEVVFCGNPLELKRILKKAKFDNTNKDIIIKYLFNFCSKKIKITNVCFKKNVLPLSHSLESLLLVKENHKNKIMSMLYDSNIFPHFKRNEQVKILSQEDIFETKFLSSATDEQESEREINSFLRNVLNIKEKPDLVVSNCYTVFPHNDNFDEKVKKLIQKKCKNLKIFWTFSFFKDLEFCLSEAEKFCEKYGGTAHLEMSHSGTRSHVSAYVHK
- the SufS gene encoding cysteine desulfurase, putative yields the protein MTTKMRTRTKTRTRMRTRMRMRTRTRTDNSCVPKIIKRNVELKALVEKPQIDNNIINYFKDIRGEFPFYQKKKDCPVYFDSAATTHKPSCVIRKIEHFYSSENSNIHRGIYKLSREATNSYEHVRKIVKDYINCDSAQEIVFTNGATYGLNLVCNMLMDKVIMEIEDEIYISYLEHHSNIIPWQEEIKKRKKGKLKYIPLKTSGYVNIKKMEKIVSSKMKVVSISHVSNVLGNIQNVSRLIKKIKKKNPNIIVIIDASQSFAHLKYDIKKMIQNKCNPDILIASGHKFCASLGSGFIYIKKSLTCSYKFKPLLYGSNIITQVKKYKSKFVSSPQLFETGTQNIAAILSMGVSLLFLKKIQKNYSYIYEMYLYDLLIYYLNKFLKDKLIQLPWTVQSSLNCNHNTDYTNHSIGKPHDHHVKEQVEKNSNPSSLDFKIYIHNSRKVRRKKIGILPLWSDSFSSFDLVTFLDFKNICIRSGHHCASLLHHYFLKIPESSRISIFFYNTPEEVHYLAEQIAAVALMLNELKR